Proteins encoded by one window of Yamadazyma tenuis chromosome 2, complete sequence:
- the SVF1 gene encoding Putative cell survival pathways protein (COG:S; EggNog:ENOG503NVS8), translated as MLKWVQSGLSVVAGTAEPEYGREALHPVTDKVKEGEPCYRETTLKDLNWLGPNYTNVETQTFYFTCLKTGYTGFAQVIHSNIMGVHTTAQFTFRIYDDKGKNNLWTSTHLENFRTEGSNFYADNMSIEFNEDGTEVILKSDVNPDSVVEFTMKRLVPGVIFGGDGTTLYGEDVEEPWGSMRHCFWPRCEVSGTIVSKALDTTLEINGLTMFVMALQGMKPHHAAKSWNFLNFQSENYSAVQMEFTTPRSYANTKVNIGVVCGKDKILLASINNDVVHENAEIDEVGWPVPKAITFNHDAADKSYHVDVKGELKSLVERVDVMAEIPQFIKNIVSGVAGTKPYIYQYCNKMTINDNNVASETGVAFSEATFISEFD; from the coding sequence ATGTTAAAATGGGTCCAATCGGGACTTTCGGTAGTCGCTGGAACCGCAGAACCAGAATATGGAAGAGAAGCTCTTCACCCAGTCACAGATAAAGTTAAAGAAGGTGAGCCTTGTTATAGAGAAACCACCTTGAAGGACTTAAATTGGTTGGGTCCAAACTACACCAATGTTGAGACTCAAACCTTCTACTTCACGTGCTTGAAGACCGGTTATACTGGGTTTGCCCAGGTGATTCACTCCAACATCATGGGAGTTCACACCACCGCCCAATTTACTTTCCGGATTTACGACGACAAAGGCAAAAATAACCTTTGGACCTCCACTCATTTGGAGAACTTCCGTACAGAAGGATCCAACTTTTATGCTGACAACATGTCGATTGAGTTCAATGAGGACGGAACCgaggtgattttgaagtcAGATGTCAACCCCGATTCGGTGGTGGAATTCACCATGAAGAGATTGGTTCCAGGAgttatttttggtggtgatgggaCGACTTTGTATGGAGAAGACGTTGAAGAACCTTGGGGCTCCATGCGTCATTGTTTCTGGCCGCGGTGTGAAGTCAGTGGTACTATAGTGAGTAAAGCCTTGGATACTACTTTAGAGATCAATGGGCTTACGATGTTTGTTATGGCCTTGCAAGGTATGAAACCTCATCATGCGGCGAAGAGCTggaactttttgaacttcCAGTCCGAAAACTACTCTGCCGTTCAGATGGAATTCACCACCCCCAGATCATATGCTAATACTAAGGTTAAtattggtgttgtttgtggtaaAGATAAAATCCTTTTGGCCTCGATCAACAATGATGTTGTACACGAGAACGCCGAGATTGATGAGGTTGGCTGGCCAGTTCCAAAGGCAATCACCTTTAACCATGATGCTGCTGACAAGTCGTATCATGTGGATGTAAAGGGTGAATTGAAGTCGTTGGTTGAACGGGTTGACGTGATGGCTGAGATTCCTcagttcatcaagaacatcgTTAGTGGAGTTGCCGGTACTAAGCCTTACATCTACCAGTACTGCAATAAAATGACCATCAATGATAACAACGTTGCATCCGAAACTGGAGTGGCCTTTTCAGAAGCAACCTTTATCTCCGAGTTTGATTAA
- the ADP1 gene encoding FAD-dependent urate hydroxylase (EggNog:ENOG503NWNI; COG:Q) — protein MKFASAVLHAFWAVCATATSIEIENVQQFQTSFDRIKRGAIVNDVFEISPSLKPLTKEPEDKCPPCFNCNLPNFECTQFSQCNSFTGFCECRDGYGGNDCSEPLCGSLSDGNENRPKRKDPVCACKPGWGGINCNMCEEDNVCDAFVPEGLKGTCYKSGIVVNKLHQMCDVTNKKIVAILDGKIPQATFSCNKTAGSCDFQFWIDQKESFYCDLDKCAFEYDLAKNTTHYNCEQMACKCLPETMLCGEAGSIDISDFLTETIKGPGDFTCDVGDKTCRFSEPSMNELISSVFGDPYITLHCKSGECIHKSEIPGYDLPDKGRLTWSNLLLIILVAVVCVSLVAGSLYNISQSALFKPSGGYEPVNGELNVLNENFTPTVLSFENISYKVRNGAQVLNGINGLVKPMECLAIMGGSGAGKTTLLDILAGKNKDGHIQGDIYVNGNRLSPHDFKKIVGFVDQEDHLIPTLTVYETVLNSALLRLPRSMTMRAKQTRVIEVLSELRILGIKDRVIGSDFQRGISGGEKRRVSIACEMVTSPSILFLDEPTSGLDAYNARNVIECLVKLSRDFERTIVFTIHQPRSNIVSLFDKLILLSEGDLIYSGDMIKCNDFFSKNGYTIPLGYNIADYLIDVTVDHKKLIKVNSTSTGSDLENLAGLESEEQDLHSRFLSTRTTSDLDTTSEWAHLALHRDEYNSYNKISGDDEEETVIQVQNKLPTLFKESVLQSELNDEILALKNSPLKFEVNAQYKKASFITQVSVLSSRTFKNLYRNPKLLLTHYILSLIMGGFCGYLYYDVKNDISGFQNRLGLFFFLLSLFGFSSLTGLHTFASERIIFIRERANNYYHPFSYYLTKLLCDVVPLRVLPPVILISIAYPLVGLTMEHNGFLKAIMVLVLFNVAISIEILIVGILIRDPGTSTMTGVLVLLFSILFAGLFINSEEIKSQIKIFEWISLFHYAYEALSINEVKDLILKEKKYGLSIEVPGAVILSTFGFNVSAFWDDIVYLVGWLSAFIVLGYIFLHYLAVEKR, from the coding sequence ATGAAATTTGCCAGTGCCGTGTTGCACGCCTTTTGGGCCGTCTGCGCTACAGCAACTTccattgaaattgaaaatgtGCAACAATTCCAAACCTCGTTTGACCGTATAAAACGAGGTGCTATTGTCAatgatgtgtttgaaatcagCCCGTCTTTGAAGCCGTTGACAAAAGAGCCCGAAGATAAGTGCCCTCCTTGTTTCAACTGCAATTTGCCTAATTTTGAGTGTACTCAGTTTTCCCAGTGCAACAGCTTCACGGGGTTCTGCGAATGCCGTGATGGGTACGGGGGCAATGATTGCTCGGAGCCACTTTGTGGCAGCTTGTCTGACGGCAATGAAAACCGTCCGAAAAGAAAAGACCCTGTGTGTGCCTGTAAGCCAGGATGGGGTGGAATCAACTGTAATATGTGTGAAGAAGACAACGTATGTGATGCCTTCGTACCTGAAGGACTCAAAGGAACTTGCTACAAGTCGGGGATTgtggtcaacaagttgcaCCAAATGTGTGATGttaccaacaaaaagattGTGGCCATATTGGATGGGAAGATTCCACAGGCCACCTTCAGTTGCAACAAAACCGCCGGAAGTTGTGACTTCCAGTTCTGGATCGACCAGAAGGAATCGTTCTACTGTGACTTGGATAAGTGTGCTTTTGAGTATGATTTGGCCAAGAACACCACTCACTATAACTGCGAGCAAATGGCCTGCAAATGTCTACCAGAAACAATGTTGTGTGGTGAGGCTGGTTCCATTGACATTTCCGACTTCTTGACTGAAACCATCAAGGGGCCCGGTGACTTCACGTGCGATGTGGGCGACAAGACCTGCCGATTCAGTGAGCCAAGTATGAATGAATTGATTTCATCGGTATTTGGGGATCCTTATATCACTTTACACTGCAAGTCAGGTGAGTGTATCCACAAAAGTGAAATCCCTGGTTATGACTTGCCCGACAAAGGCAGATTGACCTGGAGTAACTTATTGTTGATTATCTTGGTCGCCGTTGTGTGTGTTTCGTTGGTTGCAGGTTCTCTTTACAATATCAGCCAAAGTGCGTTGTTCAAGCCCAGTGGAGGATACGAGCCAGTAAATGGGGAATTGAACGTTTTGAACGAGAACTTCACGCCGACTGTTCTTTCGTTTGAAAACATAAGCTACAAGGTCAGGAATGGAGCTCAGGTGTTGAATGGCATCAACGGGTTGGTCAAACCCATGGAATGCTTGGCCATCATGGGAGGCTCCGGTGCCGGTAAAACCACATTGTTGGACATTTTGGCTGGGAAGAATAAAGATGGTCACATCCAAGGAGATATCTACGTGAATGGTAACCGATTGAGTCCTCacgacttcaagaaaatcgtTGGGTTTGTagatcaagaagaccaTTTGATTCCTACTTTGACTGTTTATGAGACTGTTTTGAATAGTGCTTTATTGAGATTACCACGGTCTATGACCATGAGAGCAAAGCAAACCAGAGTCATTGAAGTGTTGAGTGAATTGAGAATTCTTGGTATCAAAGATAGAGTCATTGGATCTGACTTTCAAAGAGGAATCTCTGGAGGTGAAAAGAGAAGGGTTTCCATTGCCTGTGAGATGGTGACTTCTCCTTCCATCTTATTCTTGGATGAACCAACTTCAGGCTTGGACGCTTATAATGCAAGAAATGTCATTGAGTGCTTGGTGAAGTTGTCAAgagactttgaaagaactATAGTCTTCACCATCCACCAGCCCAGAAGTAATATTGTTTCATTGTtcgacaagttgatcttgttgagcGAAGGAGATCTAATCTACTCAGGTGATATGATTAAATGTAACGACTTCTTCAGTAAGAACGGATACACCATTCCCCTTGGCTATAACATTGCTGACTACTTGATTGATGTTACCGTTGACCATAAGAAGCTTATCAAGGTCAACAGTACATCTACGGGAAGtgacttggagaacttggcTGGTTTGGAAAGTGAAGAACAGGACCTCCACCTGAGATTCTTAAGTACTAGGACCACCAGTGATTTGGATACCACTAGTGAATGGGCACACTTGGCACTTCACAGAGATGAATACAATAGCTATAACAAAATCAGTGGtgacgacgaagaagaaactgtTATCCAAGTCCAGAACAAATTGCCCACTCTATTCAAAGAAAGTGTGCTTCAACTGGAGTTGAATGACGAGATCTTggctttgaagaactctCCTTTGAAATTTGAGGTCAATGCCCAGTACAAAAAGGCCAGTTTTATTACCCAAGTTTCGGTTTTGTCTTCTAGaactttcaaaaacttgtaCAGAAACCCCAAATTGTTGTTAACCCACTACATTCTATCTCTAATCATGGGAGGCTTTTGTGGGTATTTGTACTACGATGTTAAAAATGACATCAGTGGATTCCAGAACAGATTGGggttgttcttcttcttgttatCGCTTTTTGGGTTCTCGTCTTTGACTGGTTTGCATACATTTGCCAGTGAAAGGATCATTTTCATTAGAGAAAGAGCAAATAATTATTACCACCCGTTCAGCTACTACCTTACCAAATTGCTTTGTGATGTGGTTCCATTGAGAGTGTTGCCTCCGGTGATATTGATCTCCATTGCTTACCCATTAGTGGGATTGACCATGGAACATAACGGGTTTTTGAAAGCCATTATGGTGTTGGTTTTGTTCAATGTTGCCATATCTATCGAGATATTGATTGTGGGAATCTTAATCCGGGATCCAGGAACCTCCACCATGACTGGTGTGTTGGTACTCTTGTTTTCCATATTGTTTGCCGGTTTGTTCATTAACAGCGAAGAGATCAAATCTCAAATTAAAATCTTCGAATGGATATCCCTTTTCCATTACGCCTACGAAGCATTGTCCATTAACGAGGTCAAGGAtttgatattgaaagagaagaagtaCGGGTTATCAATCGAAGTCCCAGGAGCTGTTATCTTGAGTACATTTGGATTCAACGTATCAGCATTTTGGGACGACATCGTCTACTTGGTGGGATGGCTCAGTGCATTCATCGTGTTAGGATATATCTTCCTTCACTATCTTGCAGTAGAAAAACGTTAA
- a CDS encoding uncharacterized protein (EggNog:ENOG503P8XE), protein METPKVVTLHKGVESPSFSIKLSADVLEQLTVFSRKNLKPKLVVKGGQISIKLSDDVIFTCSQVPEYQNLEIYQSTLDPGVFAISGKIKTKLNVVADAPQVRDLGKTPTKIQVSTSVSSENHAGVLTQSMPASPLNFDPYLVSPGDSKSDVVSKFLFLLAMGPTSREQLTSVLQYKPKELDELLLEYCQVYDGNDAFLADDIYPNRRAITGLPDTKLYILKDKAYKNLRPWDWKYYSTEERLLIIANSHNALKRLGYSETHPLRKKILEKPTVSEDVAGSKKPPSSLGGGILVSSKKTSPFKKSQTDSPRLGPSNGLGSTPTLMIPASNSTNSSPLRHVKESKKRQLSQNSSSSSDEEAKRIKKDKDDVTSPSSVNDDDDELDELDKSKSNHYTMLATKFRTKYKDYETLYNSLHEGSISDPKKALSKLFELHQALKDWKKQLWNYDNELKSKTTIMNLSKHKKTADSSENHSDPSITFKHKNPKTVKRVLNY, encoded by the coding sequence ATGGAGACGCCCAAAGTTGTAACGCTCCACAAAGGTGTGGAATCTCCGTCCTTTTCTATAAAATTGCTGGCCGATGTATTAGAACAACTTACCGTCTTTTCCCGCAAAAATCTCAAAcccaagttggtggtgaaagGCGGTCAAATATCCATAAAACTCTCGGACGATGTGATATTCACATGCTCTCAGGTGCCAGAATACCAGAATCTTGAGATATACCAGTCGACCCTAGACCCTGGTGTTTTTGCCATTTCGGGCAAAATAAAGACAAAGCTTAATGTGGTGGCAGATGCTCCTCAAGTCAGAGATTTGGGTAAAACTCCCACCAAGATACAGGTATCTACATCTGTTTCCTCCGAGAATCATGCTGGGGTCTTGACCCAGTCAATGCCAGCGTCGCCGTTGAATTTTGATCCTTACCTCGTGTCGCCAGGTGATTCCAAGTCGGACGTTGTATCTAAGTTCCTTTTCCTTTTGGCAATGGGTCCTACGTCTCGCGAGCAGCTCACAAGCGTGCTCCAGTACAAGCCTAAGGAGCTCGACGAGCTATTACTAGAGTACTGTCAAGTGTATGATGGTAATGATGCATTTTTGGCGGATGACATATACCCCAATCGAAGAGCTATCACCGGTTTGCCTGATACGAAGTTATACATATTGAAGGATAAGGCATACAAAAACCTCCGTCCCTGGGACTGGAAGTACTACTCGACTGAGGAGAGGCTTCTCATCATAGCCAATTCTCACAACGCGTTGAAGAGATTGGGATACCTGGAAACGCACCCATTACGCAAGAAAATCCTCGAGAAGCCAACCGTGTCAGAAGACGTGGCAGGGCTGAAGAAGCCCCCAAGCAGCCTCGGGGGCGGCATATTGGTGTCGTCCAAAAAAACCTCACCTTTTAAGAAGTCTCAAACCGATTCTCCCCGTTTGGGCCCCTCCAATGGGCTTGGCAGCACTCCTACTCTTATGATACCTGCAAGTAATTCTACCAATTCGAGCCCCTTGAGGCACGTCAAAGAACTGAAAAAGAGGCAATTGAGCCAAAACTCGAGTTCATCATCTGACGAAGAAGCCAAACGAATCAAAAAGGATAAGGACGATGTGACATCACCTTCTTCGgtcaatgatgatgacgatgaatTGGACGAGTTGGACAAATCTAAGAGCAACCACTATACCATGTTGGCCACTAAATTCAGAACAAAGTATAAAGACTATGAAACCTTATACAACTCATTGCATGAGGGGTCAATATCTGATCCTAAGAAGGCACTCAGCAAGCTTTTTGAGCTCCACCAGGCGTTAAAGGACTGGAAAAAACAGTTGTGGAATTATGATAATGAGCTCAAATCAAAGACTACCATTATGAATTTATCCAAGCATAAAAAGACCGCTGACTCTTCCGAAAATCATTCGGACCCCAGCATTACATTCAAACATAAGAACCCCAAGACCGTTAAGCGGGTTCTTAACTATTAG